In Escherichia coli, one DNA window encodes the following:
- a CDS encoding ParB/RepB/Spo0J family plasmid partition protein, which produces MKRAPVIPRHTTHSQSTEDTSSPAPAAPMVDSLIARVGAMARGNAISLPVCGREVKFTLEVLRGDSVESASRVWSGNERDQELLTEDALDDLIPSFLLTGQQTPAFGRRVSDVIEIADGSRRRKAAILTESDYRVLVGELDDEQMAALSRLGNDYRPTSAYERGLRYTSRLQNEFAGNISALADAENISRKIITRCINTAKLPKSVVALFAHPGELSARSGEALQKAFADKEELLKQQAETLHDQKKAGLIFEAEEVISLLTSVLKQSPASRVNLSSRHQFAPGATALYKGDKMVLNLDRSRIPAECIEKIEAILKELEKPGV; this is translated from the coding sequence ATGAAGCGTGCTCCTGTCATTCCAAGACATACCACACATAGTCAATCGACTGAAGATACTTCATCACCGGCGCCGGCCGCGCCGATGGTGGATTCATTAATTGCGCGCGTGGGTGCTATGGCCCGCGGTAATGCAATCTCTCTTCCGGTATGTGGACGGGAAGTGAAATTTACCCTTGAGGTGCTCCGGGGAGACTCTGTTGAGAGCGCTTCACGCGTATGGTCAGGCAATGAGCGCGATCAGGAACTACTTACCGAAGATGCTCTGGATGATCTCATTCCTTCATTTTTACTGACCGGTCAGCAGACTCCAGCTTTCGGCCGCCGGGTTTCTGATGTCATAGAAATTGCCGACGGCAGCCGTCGCCGTAAAGCCGCAATCCTGACGGAAAGTGATTATCGCGTTCTGGTTGGTGAACTGGACGATGAGCAGATGGCTGCATTGTCCCGACTGGGTAACGATTATCGGCCGACGAGTGCTTATGAACGTGGCCTGCGTTATACAAGCCGGCTGCAGAATGAGTTTGCAGGAAATATTTCTGCGCTTGCCGATGCGGAAAACATCTCTCGTAAGATCATTACCCGCTGTATCAATACGGCCAAATTGCCTAAATCCGTTGTTGCCCTGTTTGCACATCCTGGAGAACTGTCTGCCCGGTCAGGTGAAGCCCTTCAGAAGGCTTTTGCAGATAAAGAAGAATTACTGAAGCAGCAGGCTGAGACTCTCCACGATCAGAAGAAAGCGGGACTAATCTTTGAAGCTGAAGAGGTCATTAGTCTTTTAACATCCGTACTGAAACAATCTCCCGCATCAAGAGTTAATCTGAGCTCACGTCATCAGTTTGCTCCAGGGGCAACAGCATTGTATAAGGGCGATAAAATGGTGCTTAACCTGGATAGGTCCCGCATTCCTGCGGAGTGTATAGAGAAAATAGAAGCCATTCTTAAGGAGCTTGAGAAACCAGGAGTCTGA
- a CDS encoding Y-family DNA polymerase, producing MFALADVNSFYASCEKVFRPDLRGKPVVVLSNNDGCVIARSAEAKRLGIKMGTPWFQLKEAQFPEKLYVFSSNYELYASLSNRVVALLEELSPRVEQYSIDECFLDARGISHCMDLEDFGRQLRGHVLSGTGLTIGVGFGATKTLAKSAQWASKEWPQFSGVLALSPENPRRTAKLLSLQPVEEIWGVGNRIAKKLHVMGITTALQLSLTNPTFIRKNFNVVLERTVRELNGESCISLEEAPPPKQQIVCSRSFGQRITTYGEMRQAVCQYAERAAEKLRGERQYCRHISTFIKTSPFAVNEPYYGNVATEKLNTPTRDTRDIIAAAVRSLDRIWLDGHRYAKAGIMLNDFSPNGVAQLNLFDDVQPRPHSDALMKVLDGINHSGLGKVWFAGRGIAPDWQMKREMLSPAYTTRWKELPVARF from the coding sequence TGAAGCCAAACGGCTGGGTATAAAGATGGGAACCCCCTGGTTCCAGCTCAAAGAGGCGCAGTTTCCTGAAAAACTGTACGTTTTTTCCAGCAACTACGAGCTCTACGCGAGCCTGAGTAACCGTGTGGTCGCCCTGCTGGAAGAGCTGTCGCCCCGCGTCGAACAATACTCAATTGACGAATGTTTCCTGGATGCCCGGGGAATTAGCCACTGTATGGATCTGGAGGATTTTGGCAGGCAGCTGCGTGGGCATGTTCTCAGTGGAACCGGACTGACGATCGGTGTCGGCTTCGGCGCCACAAAAACACTGGCCAAATCGGCGCAGTGGGCGTCAAAGGAATGGCCACAATTCAGTGGGGTGCTGGCGCTGTCGCCCGAAAATCCACGCAGAACGGCAAAATTACTCAGCCTGCAGCCGGTGGAAGAAATCTGGGGCGTGGGGAACCGGATAGCGAAAAAGCTGCACGTTATGGGGATCACCACCGCCCTGCAGCTGTCGCTGACGAACCCTACATTTATCCGGAAAAACTTCAACGTAGTGCTGGAGCGCACGGTACGTGAGCTGAACGGCGAGAGTTGCATTTCGCTGGAGGAAGCGCCGCCGCCGAAACAGCAGATTGTCTGCAGTCGCAGCTTCGGGCAGCGGATCACCACCTACGGAGAAATGCGCCAGGCCGTCTGCCAGTATGCCGAGCGCGCGGCGGAAAAGTTGCGCGGTGAGCGACAGTACTGCCGGCATATCAGCACCTTCATCAAGACATCCCCTTTTGCGGTTAATGAGCCGTATTACGGTAACGTGGCCACGGAAAAACTGAACACCCCTACCCGTGACACCCGGGACATTATCGCGGCAGCGGTCAGGTCTCTGGACAGGATATGGCTCGATGGCCACCGCTACGCAAAAGCGGGGATAATGCTCAATGATTTCAGTCCGAACGGCGTCGCGCAGCTGAATCTGTTCGATGACGTGCAGCCACGGCCGCACAGCGATGCGCTGATGAAGGTACTCGACGGCATTAATCATTCCGGACTCGGGAAAGTCTGGTTTGCCGGACGGGGTATTGCGCCGGACTGGCAGATGAAACGGGAGATGCTGTCACCGGCATATACCACACGCTGGAAGGAGCTGCCGGTTGCCCGTTTCTGA
- the sopA gene encoding plasmid-partitioning protein SopA, producing MGLMDTLNQCISAGHEMTKAIAIAQFNDDSPEARKITRRWRIGEAADLVGVSSQAIRDAEKAGRLPHPDMETRGRVEQRVGYTIEQINHMRDVFGTRLRRAEDAFPPVIGVAAHKGGVYKTSVSVHLAQDLALKGLRVLLVEGNDPQGTASMYHGWVPDLHIHAEDTLLPFYLGEKDDASYAIKPTCWPGLDIIPSCLALHRIETELMGKFDEGKLPADPHLMLRLAIETVAHDYDVIVIDSAPNLGIGTINVVCAADVLIVPTPAELFDYTSALQFFDMLRDLLKNVDLKGFEPDVRILLTKYSNNNGSQSPWMEEQIRDAWGSMVLKNVVRETDEVGKGQIRMRTVFEQAIDQRSSTGAWRNALSIWEPVCNEIFDRLIKPRWEIR from the coding sequence ATGGGACTCATGGATACACTCAACCAGTGCATAAGTGCTGGTCATGAAATGACGAAAGCAATCGCCATTGCACAGTTTAATGATGACAGTCCGGAAGCCCGGAAAATAACCCGGCGCTGGAGGATTGGTGAAGCGGCAGATTTAGTTGGCGTGTCATCTCAGGCTATCAGGGATGCCGAGAAAGCTGGCCGGCTGCCGCACCCTGATATGGAAACCCGTGGGAGAGTTGAGCAACGCGTTGGTTATACCATCGAACAAATCAATCACATGCGGGATGTATTTGGTACACGACTGCGCCGTGCTGAAGATGCGTTTCCGCCGGTGATTGGCGTTGCAGCTCACAAAGGTGGTGTTTACAAAACCTCAGTATCCGTTCACCTGGCTCAGGATCTTGCTCTGAAAGGACTCCGTGTTCTGCTTGTTGAAGGCAATGACCCACAGGGAACTGCTTCTATGTATCACGGATGGGTGCCCGATCTTCATATTCATGCTGAGGACACTCTCCTGCCCTTTTATCTTGGGGAAAAGGATGACGCCAGCTACGCTATAAAGCCCACCTGCTGGCCTGGCCTTGATATCATCCCGTCCTGTCTGGCACTGCACCGCATTGAAACCGAGCTGATGGGGAAATTTGACGAAGGCAAATTACCTGCTGACCCGCACCTGATGCTCCGTCTGGCCATTGAAACTGTCGCTCATGATTATGACGTGATAGTTATCGACAGTGCACCCAACCTTGGTATCGGTACGATAAATGTTGTATGCGCTGCTGATGTTCTGATTGTCCCTACTCCGGCAGAGCTGTTCGACTACACCTCCGCACTGCAGTTTTTCGATATGCTTCGTGACCTGCTTAAGAACGTGGATCTTAAAGGCTTCGAGCCAGATGTCCGTATTCTGCTTACCAAATACAGTAATAATAATGGCTCACAGTCCCCGTGGATGGAAGAACAAATTCGGGATGCCTGGGGAAGCATGGTCCTTAAAAATGTTGTGCGCGAAACGGATGAAGTCGGTAAAGGTCAGATCCGTATGAGAACCGTTTTTGAACAGGCTATTGATCAACGTTCTTCAACCGGTGCCTGGCGTAATGCCCTCTCTATCTGGGAGCCTGTTTGCAATGAGATTTTTGATCGTCTGATTAAACCACGCTGGGAGATTAGATAA